Proteins from one Ricinus communis isolate WT05 ecotype wild-type chromosome 9, ASM1957865v1, whole genome shotgun sequence genomic window:
- the LOC125371189 gene encoding uncharacterized protein LOC125371189, which translates to MLSERPSGSLPSTTESNPREHCKAITLCSGKNLTSSSPLADKDNTIVQVEPAKEGPDLEMVENERKKEEQQRQGSMHHIPARLRQDMVDMQYNFVVIDMEGDSTVPLILGRPFLATSRDVIDVSDGKLKLRVNDETITFDLATSMRQSLDYDNTSGVRKVKTSFEDPPVLELKELPSHLVYAFLDEEKRLPSNHSGTDLTPEEQAMLLEVLRKYKKAFAFNIADIPGINPSFYSHKISLGDSHVTSKTTQSEHERSGKERQWQLSELDEWRQQAYENSSTYKARTKKWHDQRIREPKEFQVGDRVLLYNSRLRLLPGSCCTRWSGPFRIGQVFPYGVVELHHPEKGNFKVNGHRLKRYHCNSLDSEQRVDWLCMHRRVWGQGDSSRQKASPGKTPFHHGFYGHHGRITVSLMSTGQSQDRVEG; encoded by the exons atgctttcAGAGAGACCTTCAGGATCGCTCCCTAGCACTACAGAgtcaaacccgagggagcattgcAAAGCTATCACCTTGTGTTCAGGTAAGAATTTGACTAGTTCTTCGCCTTTAGCTGATAAGGATAATACAATCGTGCAGGTCGAGCCAGCTAAGGAAGGACCAGACCTTGAGATGgtagagaatgagagaaagaaagaagagcaGCAAAGACAAGGGAGCATGCATCATATCCCTGCAAGGTTGAGACAGGATATGGTGGACATGCAATaca ATTTTGTGGTAATAGATATGGAGGGTGATAGCACTGTGCCTCTTATCCTGGGTAGGCCTTTCCTAGCTACATCGAGGGATGTTATCGATGTAAGCgatggaaagcttaagcttagagttaatgatgagaccattacctttgacctGGCCACTTCCATGAGACAGTCACTGGACTATGATAATACT TCTGGGGTGCGGAAAgtaaagacttcattcgaGGACCCACCAGTTTTAGAACTGAAGGAGTTACCGAGCCACTTGGTTTATGCCTTCCTGGATGAAGAGAAGCGCTTACCAAGTAATCATAGCGGTACCGATCTAACTCCTGAAGAACAAGCCATGCTGttggaagttctaaggaagtacaagaaggcctttgctttcaatataGCCGATATCCCgggcataaatccaagtttctactctcataagatttcattGGGGGACAGTCACGTCACCTCAAAGACGACTCAAtccgaacatgaaagaagtg GTAAGGAGCGACAATGGCAGTTGAGTGAGCTAGATGAGTGGCGCCAGCAGGCATACGAAAACTCCTCAACTTACAAAGCAAGGActaagaaatggcatgatcaaaggattcGTGAGCCTAAGGAATTTCAGGTTGGGGATCGAGTGTTGCTTTACAACTCTCGCCTTCGTCTGCTTCCCGGAAGCTGCTGCACTCGCTGGTCCGGACCATTTCGGATCGGacaagtctttccatatggagtggtagagttgcatcatccgGAGAAGGGGAACTTCAAAGTGAACGGCCATCGGCTAAAGCGATATCATTGTAACTCGTTGGATAGTGAGCAACGAGTTGACTGGCTTTGTATGCACAGAAGG GTATGGGGGCAAGGCGACTCGAGTCGGCAAAAGGCAAGCCCAGGAAAAACTCCGTTTCACCACGGTTTCTATGGCCATCACGGTCGCATCACCGTGTCATTGATGAGCACTGGCCAGAGTCAAGACCGTGTTGAAGGATAA